A window of Metabacillus sp. B2-18 contains these coding sequences:
- the cntA gene encoding staphylopine-dependent metal ABC transporter substrate-binding lipoprotein → MRVKKLKIASIIVLFFSNLVACSAQNSSSEKEEGVKDDNSLAELVYASAKDVNDMNPHLYTGSMPAQGKVYESLVENTEDGIKPLLAESWEISDDGKTYTFHLREDVTFHDGEPFNAEAVKKNFDAVQNNAEKHAWIKLSTKIERVNVVDEYTVELVLTESYYPTLVELSMTRPYVFISPKDFINDGTKDGVSGFNGTGPYILAEHKTDEYATFKANEQYWGGAPKIKTITSKVLPAGETTFLALKKGEVNFAFTDDRGADSLDVEAMNQLVDSGDYQLVRSEPMNTKMIVANSSKKDHPVTEKAVREAIWYSIDRETIAKDILSGTETVANTLFSKNVNYADVDLKKRDYDVEKAKTILEDTGWKIENGGVVRTKAGKKLVMNLYYDSNSSSQKTQAEFIQASLQEIGVGLEIIGEESTSIANRRATGDYDLLFNQTWGLAYDPQSTIAAFTSPSSYLHTTKGMENADELYRKIDEVMVSTDEETRKSLYADIFKMVHEEAVFIPISNGSVTVVAPKSLHGLSFKQTQYELPFELMEFK, encoded by the coding sequence TTGAGAGTTAAAAAATTAAAGATTGCATCCATAATAGTATTGTTTTTTTCTAATCTAGTTGCCTGCTCTGCACAAAATTCTTCTAGTGAGAAAGAGGAAGGTGTTAAGGATGATAATAGCTTAGCAGAACTAGTCTATGCTTCTGCAAAAGATGTTAACGATATGAACCCACATTTGTACACTGGTTCAATGCCTGCTCAAGGAAAGGTCTATGAATCATTGGTTGAAAATACAGAAGACGGGATCAAACCATTGCTGGCTGAATCTTGGGAGATTTCAGATGATGGAAAAACATACACATTCCATTTAAGAGAAGATGTCACATTTCATGATGGCGAACCGTTTAACGCAGAGGCAGTGAAGAAAAATTTCGATGCTGTACAAAATAATGCAGAAAAACATGCTTGGATAAAGTTATCTACAAAAATTGAACGTGTGAATGTGGTAGATGAGTATACAGTTGAACTTGTTCTAACTGAATCTTATTACCCTACTTTGGTCGAATTATCAATGACAAGGCCTTATGTATTTATATCCCCTAAAGATTTCATTAATGATGGAACGAAAGATGGGGTAAGTGGTTTTAACGGTACAGGACCATACATTCTAGCTGAACATAAAACAGATGAGTATGCAACATTTAAAGCAAATGAACAGTACTGGGGTGGAGCACCAAAAATAAAGACGATCACATCTAAAGTTCTTCCAGCAGGGGAAACGACGTTTTTAGCCTTGAAAAAAGGAGAAGTCAACTTTGCTTTTACGGATGATCGGGGTGCAGATAGCCTTGATGTTGAAGCTATGAATCAATTAGTTGATTCAGGTGATTACCAACTTGTTAGAAGTGAACCAATGAATACGAAAATGATTGTAGCCAATAGTAGTAAAAAGGATCATCCTGTTACGGAAAAAGCTGTTCGTGAAGCAATTTGGTATTCAATTGATAGAGAAACCATTGCAAAGGATATATTGAGTGGTACTGAAACGGTAGCCAATACATTATTTTCTAAGAACGTCAATTATGCTGATGTTGATTTAAAGAAACGAGACTATGATGTAGAAAAAGCGAAAACGATTCTCGAAGATACTGGATGGAAAATAGAAAATGGTGGTGTTGTTCGAACAAAAGCTGGCAAAAAGTTAGTGATGAACCTCTATTATGATAGCAATTCGTCTTCTCAAAAAACTCAGGCTGAATTTATCCAAGCTTCATTACAAGAAATTGGTGTTGGATTGGAGATTATTGGTGAGGAGTCAACCTCGATTGCGAATAGAAGGGCAACGGGTGACTATGATTTATTATTCAATCAGACGTGGGGACTAGCTTACGATCCGCAAAGTACAATTGCTGCTTTTACATCTCCTTCTTCCTACTTACATACGACCAAAGGTATGGAAAATGCAGACGAACTGTATAGGAAAATTGATGAAGTAATGGTGTCAACAGATGAGGAAACAAGAAAATCATTGTATGCTGATATTTTTAAAATGGTACATGAAGAAGCTGTTTTTATTCCTATTTCAAATGGAAGTGTGACCGTAGTTGCTCCAAAAAGCTTACATGGACTATCATTCAAACAAACTCAATATGAGCTGCCGTTTGAGTTAATGGAGTTTAAATAG